A region of the Desulfobulbaceae bacterium genome:
TCTTGATATTCATGTACATGGATTTTCTCCACCTGAAATCTGGCATTTTTCGGAAATCTCGGGGCTGCCAATCTCTGAGGTGATAGCGCGACTTAGAAAGTCCGGGCTCGATTCGATTCCCGGCGGCGGCGCTGAAATACTTACCGAACAGTGCCGAGAACAGACCTCTCCACGTAAATGCAGCGCTTCGCAATGGCTGGCGGCAATGGAAGAAGCGCATAATCAAGGTTTGCGCACCTCGGCAACCATGATGTTTGGCCACGTCGAGTCCTTAGAGGACAGGATTGAACACCTACAGCGTATTCGCGACCTGCAAGATAAAACCGGCGGCTTTACAGCCTTTATCCCGTGGCCCTTTCAGCCGGACAACACTGTCCTGAGTCATCTGCCGAAGGCCTCCGCCTTTGCCTATCTTAAGATGTTGGCCGTCTCACGAATATTTCTTGATTCTATTGATAATATCCAGGCCTCATGGGTAACCCAGGGGCCCAAGATTGCCCAGTTGTCACTCTCTTTTGGGGCCAATGATTTTGGCTCAACTATGATTGAGGAAAATGTCGTTGCGGCGGCTGGAGTCAGTTTTCGTCTCAGTGAAAAGGAGATACTGGCCCTTGTTGAAGAGGCAGGTTATACGCCGAGACAACGTCTGATGGATTATCGCTTTGCTTAGGATGTCGGAGATAGGATTTCTGAGGTAGAGATCCTTCGTTCGAATGTTCGAAGTTCGAGTATTTGTCATTCGATTGTTGCTGTAAGCATCAAAGCTCGTAACAGTGGGCTCAATTTAAAATATATATTTAGCCACGGAAACACACTGACTCACACAGACAAAAGCGTGTAGGTTGGGTTGAGCTTTGCGAAACCCAACAAGTATAAGCTCATTTATGCCCGATATTGTCATCGAATAGTATATTTTTCCCAGCGCCTTAGTTATGTTGCAGGAAGCACAACCAACATGTTGCCGTATGCTATCTCAGGAAATGTAACGCAATAATCGAATGACGAACAAGATATGACAGAGGAAACAACTTTATATAGAGCGCCATTTGTGGTGACCGGAACAGGGCCGGTGATTGAAAACGGCGGGGTGTTGGTTCGTGATGATCTGATTATTGCGGTAGATCTCTTTGAACATTTGAAAAATGAGGCGGCTCAGATTATTGATTGTGATGGGCATATCCTCACTCCTGCTCTGATTAATTGTCATGCTCATCTGGAGCTGTCCTGGATGGCTGAGCACCAGACGAGTGATGACCATTTTGAGCCTGGCGATATCACGGGCTGGATTCGGGGCTTGTTGAAAAAACGAGATCATTTCAGCCCTTCTGACGCTGAAATTGATGCCTCGGCCCGCCAGGCACTCGATATTCTTCATGCAAACGGGACGATTCTGGTCGGTGATATCGGCAACAGGTTTGAAAGTCGCCTCATTGGAGATGGTCACAAGACCACGGTTCTTTTCTATCTGGAAATGATGGGTTTAACCAAAAAGGCAGCTCAGCAGCAGATGAGCCGTTTAGACAAAATAGACTGTTCGGCGACCGGTCATGGGCCGTATTCCTCCCATCCTGATCTGATCAAACAATTGAAAAGACGAGCGGATGGGCGATCCGATCTCTTGCCGCTGCATGTTGCTGAAACTTCCGATGAGGTTGATCTGTTGCAAACTGGTAAGGGACGGTTTTACGATTTTTTAAATGAAAGGTTACAACAGATCGGTGAGTTTGAGGGACATGATCTTACCGATTTTTTTACGGTTCCAGGCTGTGGTGCGGTTGAATATCTTGATAGGCTTGGCGTTTTAGGCGAAAACACCCTTTGTGTTCATTCTGTCCATGTTGATGCACATGAGATTGATTTGCTGGCCCAAAAAGGGGCTAAGGTCTGCCTTTGCCCGCTGAGCAACAGGTTTATTGGGGTTGGAATTGCTCCCCTTGAGGTGTTTTTAGACAAGGGTATCTTGCCCGGGCTTGGCACGGATAGCCTGGTCAGTAACCGCTCTTTAAACATTTTTGCAGAAATGAGCGCCTTGGCAGAGGACCATCCACAGGTTGATCCGGCTACCATTTTTATGATGGCAACCATTGGAGGGGCCAGGGCCCTGAACAGTTCAAAGCAGTACGGCAGTATTGAGAAGGGTAAGCGTGCTGCAATGCTGGCAATTGAGTGCGATAGTATTGATAGTAAGGCAATCTATCAATTTCTGGTGCATGGTGGTGAAGAGCTGCAGGTAAAGTGGCTGGAGGCTTTTCGTGAGTGAGGTCTGTGCCCGCATAGGTATGGTTAATTTTATCAATACCGCGCCACTCTATGAGGTCTGGAAAGAGACCGTGCGGCGTCCTGATTGGCTGGTTGTTGAGGATACCCCCTCCAGACTTAATGCAATGCTCTATGGGGAGCAACTCGATTTAGGGTTTATCTCATCCCATGAGTATGCTGTGCACCCCGACCTGTACCGGATTCTTGCAGACTTGTCCATCAGTGCAACTGGTAAAGTCGGCAGTGTGAATCTGTACTCTGCAATGCCAATTCATGAGTTGTCTGGTGAACGAGTGATGTTAAGTCGCCAGTCCCAGACCTCCAACGCACTTTTACAGATTATTCTTGACGAGTTTTATGGTGTTAAACCACTGTTTGTCGCAGACGAAGGCCATAATGAGTCGGCAGGCGGGGTGTCGGCAGTACTTGCCATCGGTGATCAAGCCTTGCGCCTGAAGGATCAAGGCAGTTATAAGCATGTTTTGGATCTTGGCGAGGTCTGGTTTCGGCAAACTGGTCTGCCGTTTGTGTTTGCAGTGTGGGCAGTCCGTGAAGATTTTTGTAAAGACAATATGGACACGGTCATGGATGTCCATTGCGAACTTTTGCGCTGTATTGATGAGGGCAAGAACCAGTTAGAGGCGATCAGCGCCAAAGTTGCGCCGCGTATTCCTATGGGGCAGCAAGAATGTTTTAAGTACTTACAGAAAATTGAACATGATTTAAACGACGAGAAAAAAAAGGGCCTTGAGCTTTTTTTTCAATATTTGATTAACAGAGATGAAGGGAAAACTAATTCGTTGCCTTTGAAATTGTGTGGACTAACTAATGCGGACGCCTGAAGAAAAAAAGAGATTTGTAAAAGAGAAGTTTTCATCAATCAGCAGCAGTTACGATCTGATTAATTCACTGGTCAGTTTTAAGATTGACTGGTATTGGCGCTGGGTCACCACCAGAGAGCTGAGCAAGTTTCCTGAAGGTGCTGTACTGGATCTTTGTGCCGGCACATTGCCATTATCTCTTGAGCTGACTCGGCAGGCCAAAAAACGGCAGGTTGTCTCTATTGATTTTTGTGAGGCTATGCTCAGGGCCGGTGTTGCGACACTGCCCAATGATGATAGAAAAAAACGAATAAATCCCGCCTGTGGTGATGGTGAAGAGATCCCGGCCAAGGACAATAGCTTCTGGGGCTGTACCGTCGCCTTTGGAGTACGTAATCTTTCGCGAACTCAAAAGGGGCTTGATGAGATGCACCGGGTGCTGAAACCAGGCGGAAAGCTGCTTATCTTAGAGTTCTCCCGTCCGACAAACCCAATTATAAGACCTCTCTACTTTTTTTATTTAAACACTATTCTGCCCAAAATAGCAGGCTTAGTCTCTGGAGATAAGGAAGCCTATGATTATCTGGCAAGTTCTATTGCCCAATTCTATGAGCCGGCTGTGCTTATGGAGATGATGAAAGCCGCCGGATTTTCAAAGGTTTACGCCCGTAAATTAACCTTTGGTGTTGTGACAATTTACGTGGGGGTGAAATGAAAAGAAAAATTATTGTGGCGATAACTGGTGCGAGCGGGTCAATATACGCGGTAGAATTTCTGAAAATAATGCATGGGCTTGATATTGAAGTGCATGGAATTATCTCTTCCTCTGGCGAGCAGGTTTTAAAACTTGAGACTGGAAAATCCAGAAATGATCTTTTATCAGTGAGTCGTTGGTTTGAGTTAGACAATTTTGCGGCGCCGGTGGCGAGTGGCTCCAGCTTTTATCAGGGGATGGCAGTTCTGCCCTGCTCCATGGGAACTCTCGGAGGGATTGCCAACGGTATTTCAAAAAACCTGATTCATCGGGCTGCCGATGTCACCCTAAAAGAGCGGCGGCCGTTGGTACTTGCGGTTCGAGAAAGCCCGCTGAATCGAGTGCATCTGCAAAATATGCTGTCAGTTAATGATGCTGGCGCAATTATCTGCCCGGCAATGCCGGCTTTTTATCATAAACCTGAATCGATTACTGAAATGGCCAGAGAGTTCAGTGCCCGTGTTGCCCAGCTACTTGGCATTGAGGTGCCTGGAATGTCTCGGTGGCAGGGGCTTGAGTGCTGAACATCGAACATTAATGGTTCTAATAACCTGTAAGTCAATTTAGCTATGTTCAAAAAACTATCTATCCTTCTGGAAATGATCAAGTTCAAGCATACGGTTTTTGCGCTGCCCTTTGCCTTAATGGGTGCTTTTCTGGCAGGTGGCGGGACACCTGACTTGATTGTTTTTGTCTGGGTTGTTGTTGCCATGGCGGGTGCACGAACAGCGGCTATGGGCTTTAACCGTATTGTTGATGTGAAGTTTGACAAGGAAAACCCACGTACAGCCGAGAGGGCACTTGCTGCTGGAACGGTATCAATGATGGAGGCCTGGCTGATGGTGTTTATTGCCTCGGGGCTATTTTTTGTTGCCTGTTATAACCTCAACAAACTTACCTTGCTGTTATCTCCATTTGCTCTTTCCCTGACATTTTTTTACTCCCTGACCAAACGTTTTACCTGGCTATGCCATGTTGTTCTGGGCATAGCATTGGCGTTTTCGCCACTGGGTGGTTATGTTGCCGTAAAGGGCTCCTTGAGCGGGTTTCCCTATGTCTTGTCAATTGGCGTTTTTTTGTGGGTTTCCGGGTTTGATATGGTCTATGCCTGCCTCGATGCTGATTTTGATCGCCAGCGCGGCCTGTACTCCATGCCGGCCTATTTTGGCAGGGAGAAGGCGTTTCGGCTTGCTGGAATATTTCATGGCCTGGCCTTTTGCATGTTTACTTTGACAGGCATCTGGGCGGGTTTGAACTATTTTTACTATATCGGACTTGCGATTACTGCCCTTTGCCTGGTTTATCAGCATATTGTTGTCTCACCATCAGATCTTTCACGCATTCAGCTTTCGTTTTTCAACATGAACGGTTTTGTGAGCGTCGTCATGTTTGTTTCTACCTGGGCGTCACTTCTGACTGCAACACCTTCCGGATGATATTATGGATGACCTTGATCCTGTTGAACTCGAAATTGATGGCGTACTTGATCTGCACACATTTAATCCTAAAGAGGTTAGGCGCCTTATTCCTGATTATTTAGAGGCCTGTCTTGAAAAAGATATTTTTGCTGTACGGATTATCCATGGTAAAGGGAAGGGGGTGCTGCGCAGAACGGTTCACTCAATACTCGAACAACTTGCCATTGTTGTTTCTTTTAAGCTTGCGGGGGAGGATGGCGGCAGTTGGGGGGCTACTCTTGTCGAGCTGCAAAAATAAGTTTATAGTTGGATATTTCAATTTACAGGGATTTATAAATCGAAAAACAACAATCGAATGACAAATTACGAATGACAAATAATCGAACAAAAGGAAGCGTTAACGAGAGAGTGGATTTTCTGTTGTTAGTAGTTTGCGTTCGAATGTTTGTAAATCGAATGTTCGTCGCTCGATTGTTGTTTGTTTTCTCGACTCTTGCTGTATAGCAAGTTAACTATTCTTAGCGAGATAATCTGCAACACCTTTAGCCGTCGGTTTCATTGCCTCTTTGCCAGGTTGCCAATTTGCCGGGCAGACGTCACCGTGTTTTTCAAAAAACTGAAGGGCATCGACCATTCGTAGCGCTTCGTCAACATTTCTACCAAGGGGAAGATCATTGATTACGGCATGTCTGACAATTCCCTCTTTATCGATAAGAAATAATCCACGTAAAGCAATACCGTCTTTTAGAAGAACTCCGTACGATTGACAGATACGTTTGTCCAGATCTGCTACAAGTGGAAACTGAATATCGCCAATACCTCCTTGATCTACAGCTGTATTTTTCCAGGCGAAATGCGTAAACTGTGAATCTATAGAAACACCTACTATCTCACAGTTTCGTTTCTTGAACTCGCCAAGGGCCTTATTGAAGGCAATAATCTCAGAAGGACATACAAAGGTGAAATCCAGTGGATAGAAAAATAATACCAGGTGTTTTCCTCGGTAGGATGAGAGCGTTAACGCTTCAAAGGTGTTGTTGGGCATGACTGCTTGGGCTGTAAAATCAGGGGCCGGCTGGGTAACTAATGTACACATCTGTTTCTCCTTAAGTTGTATTTAATAGTAATAGTTATCATTTACACCATAGGGATTTTTTGTCAAAGAAAATGTGTAAAATTTAATCAAAAAAAACAGGTTTGAGCAAAAATTACACAGTATTTGACGCAACTATTTCCTCATTACAGCATCAGTGTTGATGAAAATAGCAAACACGATTTTTGGGTTAAATTTCCAGAGGGTGGTCTGTCTTGTATAGTGCTGATTTTACAAATAAAGTTAAATCTCACACCTTTCTTGCTTTTTTCAGTTCTACTATGGCCTGAAATGTGCTTAGTAGTTATTATTGGTAAATACTAATTGATGAGCAATACCTAACCCACTAAAGTGGAATAATGAAAAAATTTTTTCGTCTACATTACATGTTTATCTCGCCATGGTTGATTTCTGCATCTATTGCATTAATGACCCTAATTGTAGTTGTTTTTGCTACCAACAATTTGCGGCGTGAGGTCAACCTGATTAACAGTAGCTTAACTCATCGCGGGCAATCTCTGGCCCGATTCGTTGGTGCCGGTACAAGGGCGTCAATGATTCAGGGGATGGAAGGCGCTTTGCATACTCAGCGATTGATTGAGCAGGCATCGGTTGATCCTAGTATTTTTTATATTGCTGTTGTTGATGAAAATGGCAAGATTCTCTCTCATAGCTATCCTGATTTAGTCGGAACTTTGGTTGATCATTCGATTGATCTGGGTGCCCAGGACGGAGACAATACTGGCGGACATGTTGTTTATGATCCTATAAGTGGCGAAAAGGTGTTTGAGGTCGTCAGCGAATTCTCGCCCTTTCGGCATCAGCATGATTATAAGGGAGAGGTCGGGGGCGGTAGAGGCCGGATGCGCCATTTGCTTGAACGCTTGAGGGCCCAATCGGAAAACCTGCATGGCCCTATCGTTAACGACTGGTGCCAGAATATTGTACAGCCCAATCCTCCGGAACAATGGCAAGGCGGTGATTATCGAATTCTGGTGGGGCTTGACATGAAGGAACAGCTAGAGGTTACCCGGCAGGCTAAAATACATATTTTACTCGTTTCTCTCATCCTACTTTTTGTTGGACTCGGTGGCTGGTTTTCTTTGCTCGCTGTGCAAAGTTACCAGGCCTCACAAAATACCTTGAAAAATATCCAGGCCTTTACCAATCTTCTTATCTTGAAACTTCCGGTTGGTATCATTGCTACCGATCAAAATAATCTGATAACAACCTATAACAGGGCAATTTCATTAATGCTTGATATTGAGCCTTCGGTCGCATTAGCCAGAAAACCAGGGGACGTTTTGCCAGCCTCTCTGGCTCTGTTTTTTGATGAACTTGATGCCGGTGAAGAGATTTTTGAGAGAGAGGTTATTATTGGTAAGGATGGAAAACTTACGGTTCATGTGAGTTCTGTGCCAGTTGTTGATGATCATAACCTTCCTCAAGGACGCGTTGTTCTTGTTCATGACTTAACAGAGTTGAAAAAACTTGAAAAACATGTCAATCAGCACGATCGTCTGGTGGCTCTGGGGAAGATGGCTGCTGGTGTTGCCCATGAGGTGCGCAATCCGTTAAGCTCAATCAAAGGCTTTGCGACACTCCTGGGTGAGAAATTTGCTGAAGATAGTGACGAGCATAAGGCCGCCGGTCTGTTAGTCCATGAGGTGGACCGGCTTAATCGGAGCATTACCGAACTGCTTAATTATTCGAAGCCGCTGCCGTTACAACTTAAAGAAGTTGATTTGTGCCAGCTTGTTGAAGAGAGTGTTCTCTTGATGCAGGGTGATGCGGGGGCCCTTAATGTGGAACTCTCTATGCATCTTGATTCGGCTATTCCATTGGTTACAGTTGACGAAGATAGGATTAAACAGGTACTGTTAAATCTGTATCTAAATGCCTTTCAGGCCATGGAGAATGGTGGCGAGCTTCATGTTTTGGTTAAAAATCATGAGTCAGGAAGAGGTGTTGTGGTGACTGTTGTGGATACCGGCTGTGGCATAGCAAGTGATCTTGTGAAACGGGTGACGGATCCATATTTTACCACGAAGGCCGATGGTACTGGCCTCGGCTTAGCCTTGGCCTATAAGATAATTGACGAACATGGTGGCTCCCTTCAGTTTTTTAGTACTCCTGGCGAAGGCACTGCTGTTGAGGTGTTTTTGCCCACCGAACAAATCCCCAGTTAAGAGAGTGGATAGGTTTATGTTTCTGTGTTTATGGAAATGTGCTTTTGTATACCACATTGTGTAAGCATTTCGTTTAATAATTAACAGCTAGTAAGGAGATGTCATGAAAAAGGTAGTAACTCTTGTTCTTGTTTTAATGCTGTGTCTTTCTGTTAACGCTTTTGCAAAATCAAAATCCTATGGCAAGGGTGTTTCTGTGCCGGAGGTAACCAAAATTTCTCAGATTCTGGATACCCCTGAAACATACATAGGTAAGAAAGTTAAGATTGCCGGGATGATTATTGAGGTGTGTGCTTCCAGAGGCTGTTGGGTCTATGTTGCTAGTGACAGACCTTATGAGAAAATACAGGTAAAAGTGACTGATGGGGAGATTGTTTTTCCTATGAGCGCTACAGGCAAACTTGCTGAAGTCGAGGGAACCGTTGAGGAGTTGAAATTGAGCAAGGATGATCTGATCAGATGGAAGAAACATCAGGCCCAAGAGCGTGGTGTGGAGTTTGATCCTGCCTCTGTCAAGGCTGGTGAGAAAATAGTCAGGCTTATTGGTCTTGGTGCCGTGGTAGAGGAGTAGTTTATGAAGTGGAGAAAGTGGAATAACTGCCTGCATCGTGATTTAGGCTATTTGTGTTTTGGCTTGACCATAATTTATGTGATCTCTGGCATTGCGGTGAACCATATCGGTTCCTGGAACCCCAATTACCGAATTGAGCATATAGAATCAGAGCTTGACCCGGCAGGAGTTAATCGCCATCAGGGTGATGCACAGGTTGCCTATATTCTGAATCAGATAGGCGAATCAAGAAGGATAAAAAACAGCTTTTCTCCAGCTCCTGATGCCATCAAGATATTTGTTGAAGGGAACACCGTAACGGTGAATTTGGCCTCCGGCAAAGTTGCACAGGAAAAAGCCGTTACCCGACCGATACTTCACGAAATGAATTTTTTGCATCTCAACCATCCGAAGAAGCTGTGGACCTGGTTTGCCGACCTCTATGCACTGTCACTGGGATTGTTAGCGTTGACTGGACTTTTTGTTCTGCGTGGTAAAAATGGGATTACTGGCAGAGGTGCTTGGTTGACAGGTGTTGGGTTACTTATTCCTGTACTGTTTTTGTTTATGTATATATGACAAGTGAAAAAAAGCTATCTGGCTGACAGGTAAAGAGTGTTAGCCAGGTCTACGAGTTCTTGAAACGATTTTGTGTCAAAGATCTGGGTGCGCAGTGAAGCACTTCCAGGAGTACCTTTAAAATATTTACAGACGTGGTTTTTTATTTTACCGAGTGAGCGATCGGTTGACAAGAAGCTCTCGATCAGCTCAAGATGTCGGGTTAGGGCCTTTGTGCGAACTCTCATGCCCGCCATTGGCTGTTCCGGGCTGAAAATCCAGGGGGCACCTAAAGCACATCTGCCAATCATTACGGCATCACATCCAGTTTTTTTTATCATCGACAGGCCTTCGTCATGGGATTCGATATCGCCATTGCCAATTACCGGAATGGAGACGTTTTCTTTGACTCGGGAAAGGAGATCCCAATCAACAGTGCCTGAGAAACCATCCGACCAGGTGCGGGCATGCACAGTTACAGCCTGGGCCCCTGCACCTTCAGCCATTTTTGCAAACTCAGGCGCCGTTATAGTATGATGATTCCAGCCGGAACGGAATTTTACAGTTACAGGTTTGTTCGAGTTTTTTACAACTTCAGAGATAACCTTTTCAGCAAGTTTAGGATGTCTCATTAAGGCGGCGCCCGCACCTTTTTTAATCACCTTTTTAACCGGACAGCCCATGTTGATATCGATAATATCGATAGGGTGCTCGGCAATTATCTTGGCAGCTTCACCCATGATGTCGGGTTCTGAGCCAAAAAGCTGCATGGCAACAGGACGCTCATCAAGATGACTGGCAAGCATACTAAGGGTTTTTTTCTGGTCATAAACCAAGCCATGACAGCTGATCATTTCAGAAAAGACGAGAGCGGCACCGTACTCGCGGCATAACAGTCGAAAGGGCAGATCGGTATACCCAGCTAACGGGGCAAGAACAAAAGGGTTCTCAAGTAAAATCGAGCTGATTTTTTGCATATATATAAGGCAATTTGGTAACTATTCAGCGAAATGAAATCCAGTAAACATGGTTATTTTACCACAGAGGTCACGGAGAGCACAGAGGAAAGCGTTCCAATGGTCTTTCCTTCGTGCTCTCGGTGATCTTCGTGGTTATAAAATGTACGTGTCTGTGTGGTTCTGTGTGGTTCTGTGGCTAAATAAAAATTACAGCAAAGAGTTCACCGCTTTTACGACATTTTCGGCTGTGATGCCAAAATGTCGGTACAACTCCTCTGCAGGTGCAGACTCACCAAAGGTGTCAATACCGATGACCTTGCCTTCCAGGCCGACATATTTACGCCAGTAATCGGTCACACCAGCTTCAACTGCAACTCGAGGAACACCAGGAGTTAAGACCTCCTGTTTGTACTGATCATCTTGAGAGTCAAAGGTGTTGGTGCTGGGCATGGAAACGACACGAACAGCTCTACCGCTTTTGCTCAGTTGATCGGCGGCAGCCATGGCAATTTCGACCTCAGATCCGCAGGCGATGATGATAGCTTCTGGTTTGGCTGTGCTGTCAGATAGAATATAGCCACCCCGAGCGATCGCTTTACGTTGCTCTGTAGTTCGGCTTTGATGGGGAAGTCCCTGTCGGGAAAACATCATTGAGGTCGGGCCTGTTGTGTTTTCCAGAGCAGCTTTCCAGGCAACAGCAGATTCAACGCCATCACAAGGGCGCCAGACCTGCATGTTGGGTATCATCCTCAAGGTTGCAGTTTGTTCAACCGCCTGATGCGTCGGGCCATCTTCTCCTAAACCAATCGAGTCATGAGTAAAGACAAAGATGCTTTGGATCTTCATGAGGGCAGCCATGCGCAGGGCGTTGCGGGCATACTCAGAAAACATGAGAAAGGTGGAGGCATAGGGAATAAAGCCACCGTAAAGTGTGATACCGTTGGTGATGGCTGCCATAGCGAATTCGCGAACACCGAAATAGATGTAGTTGCCGGCACTGTTAGAAGCGATATCTTTACTTTGTGCCCAGATGGTCAGGTTTGATCCGGCAAGGTCAGCAGAGCCGCCAATAAGTTCGGGAAGCAAGGGGCCATAACCATTAAGACAGTTCTGTGAGGCCTTGCGCGTGGCAACTTTTTCGGCTTTTTTGTCCACGGAGTCAATAAAGTTTTCAGCATCCTGCTGCCAGTTTTCAGGAAGCTTGCCTTCAAGTCTTCGTGAAAGTTCTGCCGCTAACTCCGGGTGTGCCAGACGATACGCCTCAAATTGATCGAGCCATTGGCCTTCACTCTTTTTACCCTTTTCTTTGGCATTCCAACCTGCATATATATCTGTAGGGACTTCAAAGGCCGGGCTCGTCCAGCCAATAGTTTTGCGAACGAGTGCAATCTCGTCATCACCGAGCGGCGCGCCGTGGCATGTCTCTTTCCCTTGTTTATTAGGTGAGCCCCAGCCAATGATGGTTTTACAGCAGATAAGTGTAGGTTTATCTGTTGTAGCCCGAGCGGACTCAATGGCCTTTTTCACTGCCTCGGAGTCATGTCCATCAACATTGGCTATAACTTGCCAGCCGTAGGATTCAAAACGTTTAACCGTGTCGTCTGTGAACCAGCCTTGAACTTCGCCGTCAATACTGATGCCATTATCATCATAGAGGGCAATAAGTTTGCCGAGTTTTAGGGTGCCGGCCAGAGAACAGGCCTCATGGGATATACCCTCCATCATGCAGCCGTCACCGAGAAAAAAGGTGAAATGGTCGATAATATCATGGCCTGCTCGGTTGAACTGTCCTGCTAGGGTTTTTTCAGCTATCGCCATACCGACGGCGTTTGCAATGCCTTGACCTAATGGCCCTGTTGTTGTTTCAACTCCGGGTGCATATCCATACTCCGGATGACCAGGGGTTTTTGAGTGAAGCTGGCGGAAGTTTTTAATCTCGTTAATGTCAAGATCGTAGCCTGTGAGATGCAGCAATGAGTAGATCAGCATCGAGCCATGTCCATTAGAAAGCACGAAACGGTCACGATTAGGCCATTTGGGGTTGGCAGGATTGTGCTGCATAAAGTCATTCCATAAAACTTCGGCTATGTCAGCCATCCCCATTGGCGCACCAGGATGTCCGGATTTGGCTTTTTGGATAGCATCCATACTCAGTGCACGTATTGCGTTTGCAAGTTCTCGGCGTGAAGGCATTATTGATTCTCCGCTAGTTATGATTAGGTATGTTAAAGGCTAAAAGCTAAAGGCTAAAAGCTAAAGGGCTACTTATTTAATTTCTGTATTCATCTGCATCTCCAGCTCCATATTTCCATCCGGGCGCATGATTGAATTTATAATGTAAAGATAGATCTCTTCAGCAAGATTGTCGGATATTTCGGCAAGGGCAACTTTTTTGGACGC
Encoded here:
- a CDS encoding UbiX family flavin prenyltransferase, whose protein sequence is MKRKIIVAITGASGSIYAVEFLKIMHGLDIEVHGIISSSGEQVLKLETGKSRNDLLSVSRWFELDNFAAPVASGSSFYQGMAVLPCSMGTLGGIANGISKNLIHRAADVTLKERRPLVLAVRESPLNRVHLQNMLSVNDAGAIICPAMPAFYHKPESITEMAREFSARVAQLLGIEVPGMSRWQGLEC
- a CDS encoding DUF4920 domain-containing protein, which gives rise to MKKVVTLVLVLMLCLSVNAFAKSKSYGKGVSVPEVTKISQILDTPETYIGKKVKIAGMIIEVCASRGCWVYVASDRPYEKIQVKVTDGEIVFPMSATGKLAEVEGTVEELKLSKDDLIRWKKHQAQERGVEFDPASVKAGEKIVRLIGLGAVVEE
- a CDS encoding menaquinone biosynthesis protein, coding for MVNFINTAPLYEVWKETVRRPDWLVVEDTPSRLNAMLYGEQLDLGFISSHEYAVHPDLYRILADLSISATGKVGSVNLYSAMPIHELSGERVMLSRQSQTSNALLQIILDEFYGVKPLFVADEGHNESAGGVSAVLAIGDQALRLKDQGSYKHVLDLGEVWFRQTGLPFVFAVWAVREDFCKDNMDTVMDVHCELLRCIDEGKNQLEAISAKVAPRIPMGQQECFKYLQKIEHDLNDEKKKGLELFFQYLINRDEGKTNSLPLKLCGLTNADA
- a CDS encoding ubiquinone/menaquinone biosynthesis methyltransferase — encoded protein: MRTPEEKKRFVKEKFSSISSSYDLINSLVSFKIDWYWRWVTTRELSKFPEGAVLDLCAGTLPLSLELTRQAKKRQVVSIDFCEAMLRAGVATLPNDDRKKRINPACGDGEEIPAKDNSFWGCTVAFGVRNLSRTQKGLDEMHRVLKPGGKLLILEFSRPTNPIIRPLYFFYLNTILPKIAGLVSGDKEAYDYLASSIAQFYEPAVLMEMMKAAGFSKVYARKLTFGVVTIYVGVK
- a CDS encoding amidohydrolase family protein yields the protein MTEETTLYRAPFVVTGTGPVIENGGVLVRDDLIIAVDLFEHLKNEAAQIIDCDGHILTPALINCHAHLELSWMAEHQTSDDHFEPGDITGWIRGLLKKRDHFSPSDAEIDASARQALDILHANGTILVGDIGNRFESRLIGDGHKTTVLFYLEMMGLTKKAAQQQMSRLDKIDCSATGHGPYSSHPDLIKQLKRRADGRSDLLPLHVAETSDEVDLLQTGKGRFYDFLNERLQQIGEFEGHDLTDFFTVPGCGAVEYLDRLGVLGENTLCVHSVHVDAHEIDLLAQKGAKVCLCPLSNRFIGVGIAPLEVFLDKGILPGLGTDSLVSNRSLNIFAEMSALAEDHPQVDPATIFMMATIGGARALNSSKQYGSIEKGKRAAMLAIECDSIDSKAIYQFLVHGGEELQVKWLEAFRE
- a CDS encoding Smr/MutS family protein is translated as MDDLDPVELEIDGVLDLHTFNPKEVRRLIPDYLEACLEKDIFAVRIIHGKGKGVLRRTVHSILEQLAIVVSFKLAGEDGGSWGATLVELQK
- a CDS encoding UbiA family prenyltransferase, producing the protein MFKKLSILLEMIKFKHTVFALPFALMGAFLAGGGTPDLIVFVWVVVAMAGARTAAMGFNRIVDVKFDKENPRTAERALAAGTVSMMEAWLMVFIASGLFFVACYNLNKLTLLLSPFALSLTFFYSLTKRFTWLCHVVLGIALAFSPLGGYVAVKGSLSGFPYVLSIGVFLWVSGFDMVYACLDADFDRQRGLYSMPAYFGREKAFRLAGIFHGLAFCMFTLTGIWAGLNYFYYIGLAITALCLVYQHIVVSPSDLSRIQLSFFNMNGFVSVVMFVSTWASLLTATPSG
- the mqnC gene encoding dehypoxanthine futalosine cyclase; this translates as MIDEKVLGGQRIDGAEALELLKSNDLHRLGFLANAVRKRLHPEPIVTYVIDRNINYTDVCVSACKFCAFFKSPEDPAGSVLSFDELRQKIEETKELGGTQILLQGGLHPDLPFSFYEEMVAFMKGLDIHVHGFSPPEIWHFSEISGLPISEVIARLRKSGLDSIPGGGAEILTEQCREQTSPRKCSASQWLAAMEEAHNQGLRTSATMMFGHVESLEDRIEHLQRIRDLQDKTGGFTAFIPWPFQPDNTVLSHLPKASAFAYLKMLAVSRIFLDSIDNIQASWVTQGPKIAQLSLSFGANDFGSTMIEENVVAAAGVSFRLSEKEILALVEEAGYTPRQRLMDYRFA
- a CDS encoding PepSY-associated TM helix domain-containing protein; translation: MKWRKWNNCLHRDLGYLCFGLTIIYVISGIAVNHIGSWNPNYRIEHIESELDPAGVNRHQGDAQVAYILNQIGESRRIKNSFSPAPDAIKIFVEGNTVTVNLASGKVAQEKAVTRPILHEMNFLHLNHPKKLWTWFADLYALSLGLLALTGLFVLRGKNGITGRGAWLTGVGLLIPVLFLFMYI
- a CDS encoding peroxiredoxin, whose amino-acid sequence is MCTLVTQPAPDFTAQAVMPNNTFEALTLSSYRGKHLVLFFYPLDFTFVCPSEIIAFNKALGEFKKRNCEIVGVSIDSQFTHFAWKNTAVDQGGIGDIQFPLVADLDKRICQSYGVLLKDGIALRGLFLIDKEGIVRHAVINDLPLGRNVDEALRMVDALQFFEKHGDVCPANWQPGKEAMKPTAKGVADYLAKNS